Sequence from the Streptomyces sp. NBC_00440 genome:
GCAGCATCCGTGCCGAGGTCTGCTCCGAGTGCCACCCGTTCTACACGGGCAAGCAGAAGATCCTCGACACCGGTGGCCGTGTGGCCCGCTTCGAGGCCCGCTTCGGCAAGAAGGCCGCGGACTCCGCCGCCAAGTAGCGAGCTACTGCGCCGGTCCCCGGACGCTCCTCACCGGAGCGCCCGGACCGGCGCTTTTGCCGTCCCGGAAGCGCCCTTCTTGACGTACGAAAGCAGGAAACCCCCGATGTTCGAGGCGGTCGAGGAACTGATCGGCGAGCACGCCACGCTTGAGGAACAGCTCGCGGACCCGTCGGTCCACGCCGACCAGGCCAACGCGCGCAGGCTCAACAAGCGCTACGCCGAGCTGACCCCGATCGTCTCCACGTACCGTTCCTGGAAGCAGACCGGGGAGGACATCGAGACGGCACGTGAACTCTCCTACGACGACCCGGAGTTCGCGGCCGAGGTCAAGGTGCTCGACAAGCAGCTCGAAACGCTGACCGAGAAGCTCCGGCTGCTCCTGGTGCCGCGCGACCCCAGCGACGACAAGGACGTGCTCCTCGAAGTCAAGGCGGGCGCGGGCGGTGACGAGTCCGCGCTGTTCGCGGGCGACCTGCTGCGGATGTATCTGCGTTACGCCGAGCGCGTCGGCTGGAAGACCGAGATCATCGACGCCACCGAGTCCGAGCT
This genomic interval carries:
- the rpmE gene encoding 50S ribosomal protein L31; its protein translation is MKRDIHPEYHETQVSCTCGASFTTHSTLAEGSIRAEVCSECHPFYTGKQKILDTGGRVARFEARFGKKAADSAAK